In Acinetobacter sp. WCHAc010034, a genomic segment contains:
- a CDS encoding HAL/PAL/TAL family ammonia-lyase — protein MLIVGETPLSIEDVVAVARKEKQVALPASAEWTALIQRGADFLDQLLQDEGVIYGVTTGYGDSCLVEIPAHQVHELPLHLSRFHGCGMGQNLDLMTARAVVVVRLCSLARGYSGVSHALLQRLVWMLNEDVIPVIPSEGSVGASGDLTPLSYIAGALVGERDVYYQDQIVPIAQVYAEKGLEPLVMRPKEGLALMNGTAVMTAIACLNYKKAEQISFASTLITALNVLALEGNPSHFDEVLFAQKPHPGQQHIAAQLRDWLNSEVQTEHQSSRLQDRYSLRCAPHVIGVFEDSKVWLRQFIENELNSSNDNPLIDPVNLRVLHGGHFYGGHIAQAMDSLKIMIANIADLMDRQLAQLVDYKMNNGLPRNLTGSSPERLPLNHGFKAVQIGVSAWTAEALKQTLAASIFSRSTECHNQDKVSMGTIAARDASRVITLTEQVIAALSCAAVQAVKLKGVDTELSPVLTAFQHWVLQSFTYVAEDRPLQQELQALVHRFEDLELLDSIAVQYS, from the coding sequence GTGTTAATTGTTGGGGAAACTCCGCTCAGTATTGAAGATGTTGTGGCTGTAGCGCGTAAAGAAAAACAGGTGGCATTGCCTGCTTCTGCTGAATGGACAGCATTGATTCAACGTGGCGCAGATTTCCTCGATCAGCTGTTGCAAGACGAAGGCGTCATTTATGGCGTGACCACGGGCTATGGCGATTCGTGCTTGGTCGAAATTCCAGCCCATCAAGTGCATGAGTTGCCACTACATTTGTCGCGTTTTCATGGCTGTGGCATGGGACAAAACTTAGACTTAATGACCGCACGTGCTGTAGTGGTGGTGCGTTTATGTTCTTTAGCACGCGGTTATTCGGGTGTTTCACATGCCTTGTTACAGCGTTTGGTTTGGATGCTGAATGAAGATGTCATTCCTGTAATTCCCTCAGAAGGTTCGGTGGGTGCCAGTGGGGACTTGACGCCTTTGTCTTATATCGCTGGGGCCTTGGTCGGTGAGCGTGATGTGTACTATCAAGACCAGATTGTGCCGATTGCACAAGTGTATGCCGAAAAAGGTTTGGAGCCTTTGGTGATGCGTCCTAAAGAAGGCTTGGCCCTGATGAATGGTACAGCGGTTATGACCGCGATTGCCTGCCTGAATTATAAAAAAGCCGAACAGATTTCTTTTGCCAGTACTTTGATTACTGCCCTGAATGTCTTGGCTTTAGAAGGGAATCCAAGCCATTTTGATGAAGTCTTGTTTGCGCAGAAACCACATCCGGGACAGCAACATATTGCAGCTCAGTTACGTGACTGGTTAAACAGTGAAGTGCAGACCGAGCACCAAAGTTCGCGCCTGCAAGACCGTTATTCACTGCGCTGTGCACCGCATGTGATTGGGGTGTTTGAAGATTCTAAAGTCTGGTTGCGTCAGTTTATTGAAAATGAGCTGAATTCAAGTAATGACAACCCATTGATTGATCCTGTCAATTTGCGGGTACTGCATGGTGGACATTTCTATGGCGGACATATTGCCCAAGCCATGGACAGCCTGAAAATTATGATCGCGAATATTGCCGACTTGATGGATCGTCAGTTGGCACAGTTGGTCGACTATAAAATGAACAATGGTTTGCCGCGCAATTTAACCGGTTCAAGCCCTGAGCGTTTGCCGTTGAATCATGGCTTTAAAGCGGTGCAAATTGGGGTTTCGGCATGGACAGCAGAAGCCTTGAAACAAACCCTCGCTGCGTCGATTTTCTCACGCTCAACCGAATGTCATAATCAAGACAAAGTCAGTATGGGTACCATTGCTGCGCGTGATGCCAGTCGAGTGATTACCCTGACTGAACAAGTGATTGCGGCACTCAGCTGTGCAGCGGTTCAGGCGGTCAAACTCAAAGGGGTAGATACAGAACTCAGCCCTGTTTTAACAGCATTTCAACACTGGGTGCTTCAGAGCTTCACCTATGTAGCGGAAGATCGTCCTTTGCAGCAAGAGCTTCAGGCATTGGTTCATCGCTTTGAGGATTTAGAACTGTTAGACAGCATTGCTGTTCAATATTCATAG
- a CDS encoding acyl-CoA thioesterase, whose product MHADVIIEVPFHDVDTMNVVWHGHYLKYFEIARCKLLDQFHYNYNQMRDSGYAWPVIESHVRYVQGIEFEQKIRVRAVLKEWENRLKIEYLIFDAVSGRKLTKGYTSQVAVHIEKREMCFQSPQVLLDCLNAWPEFKAE is encoded by the coding sequence ATGCATGCTGATGTAATCATTGAAGTGCCTTTTCATGATGTCGACACCATGAATGTGGTGTGGCACGGGCATTATTTAAAATATTTTGAAATTGCGCGCTGCAAATTGCTGGATCAATTTCACTATAACTATAACCAAATGCGTGACTCGGGCTATGCATGGCCGGTGATTGAAAGTCATGTGCGTTATGTACAAGGCATTGAGTTTGAGCAAAAAATTCGTGTGCGCGCCGTTTTGAAAGAATGGGAAAATCGCTTAAAAATCGAATATCTGATTTTCGATGCGGTTTCAGGCAGAAAGCTGACCAAGGGTTATACCTCGCAAGTGGCGGTACATATTGAAAAACGTGAAATGTGCTTCCAGTCACCACAGGTGTTGCTGGACTGTTTAAATGCATGGCCTGAATTTAAAGCGGAGTAA
- a CDS encoding LolA family protein, whose protein sequence is MIRYKFFKPILVACTASMMTVLAPAVNAQNTELKQVFAQLGATPVVRTQFEQQKKLAALNKTYVSKGTVLFSKNQGVLWQIQSPVKADLVVTPRKLVQKTQRTSSQIEVDKTPYGSVATMFLQLMSGNEAALAKNFNVVSANYSPTQWNVSLTPKSSLFKKLFVQVDAQGQRYVDRITILEQANNRTIIRFSQQTAQPQTLTAAENALFQLAK, encoded by the coding sequence ATGATTCGATACAAATTTTTTAAGCCGATTTTGGTTGCGTGTACAGCCAGTATGATGACTGTGCTTGCTCCCGCAGTGAATGCACAAAATACTGAATTGAAACAGGTGTTTGCTCAGCTCGGTGCAACGCCTGTGGTGCGTACCCAATTTGAGCAGCAGAAAAAACTGGCCGCTCTGAATAAAACCTATGTGTCCAAAGGCACGGTGCTGTTCAGCAAAAACCAAGGGGTGCTGTGGCAGATTCAAAGTCCAGTCAAAGCCGATTTGGTGGTGACACCGCGTAAGCTGGTACAAAAAACGCAGCGTACTAGCAGTCAAATTGAAGTCGATAAGACTCCTTATGGCTCTGTAGCGACGATGTTTTTACAGTTGATGTCGGGCAATGAAGCGGCACTCGCTAAAAACTTTAATGTGGTGTCTGCCAATTACAGTCCGACGCAGTGGAATGTCAGCTTAACGCCGAAAAGCAGTCTGTTTAAAAAGCTTTTTGTCCAAGTTGATGCGCAAGGTCAGCGTTATGTGGATCGTATTACCATTTTGGAACAAGCCAATAATCGCACCATCATTCGTTTTAGCCAGCAAACGGCTCAACCTCAAACTTTAACGGCTGCGGAAAATGCGCTTTTCCAATTGGCAAAATAA
- a CDS encoding MMPL family transporter, with protein MRFSNWQNKFSALWLLVLCVITLALGVAWLNKGIKIETNIFALLPEAHQDAYLEQAQQYVSQQLNDKVFVVLDAKTDLQLEQATQALKTQADHSQLFLPVRPQLDPDQFAQALYLHKAGLLSKTDQQIVQGQDTAALMEQGLLQLMSPGLPITAEMLKQDPLLLFPRYAVGLSALQSNADINLEQGFATIRDEQGISRLMVLQLNNSPYNIAYQEQTAAFIQNINQQLSQLQVKPHWTGTLLFAQFGTNSAKEEISTIGVGSTIGILLLVWFGFRSIRPMLTEMVAVGTGSLVAFAVTYWVFGEIHLMTLVFGASLIGVCVDFSFYFMAMQSQHRQMDGFAVLKPLLPSLFVGLMTTLLAYVVLSFTPFPGFKQIAVFSMVGLSAAWVTSILLLPRLPALNAEPAIRALGFIGKARSYVQRHNTLRYGMISLIILVMGSSLVFLKSNDDIRNLQSMDATLKQEDQYIRSRFMQQQSSEYFVVQGRTPAELEQREQQLLAELAPLQQAGKLDAVQALGQWIPSLEQQKHNIAMLQAIPQPALVEYAQALQLNAADVLNWQAHLKDQPLLTEAVFKDHPLYFLQMSPTQRLVMLQNVHDVNAVQQLENADVQLLRPVHQLSELFKQHREQAQWLLLSALVILAIGLGALYGKKSILPLVLPVSMALMTTFAIQAWLGVEINLFSIMGTFLIIGIGVDYAIFYRHGHDHPQVVGMALFLCMMSTFFSFGLLSFSHTYAIHSFGLTVLLGVIFSFIYATLFTSSDAKHVVVQQYQPKS; from the coding sequence ATGCGCTTTTCCAATTGGCAAAATAAATTTAGCGCCCTGTGGCTGTTGGTGCTGTGTGTCATTACTTTGGCACTGGGCGTGGCTTGGCTGAATAAAGGCATTAAGATTGAGACCAATATTTTTGCTTTGCTGCCTGAGGCACATCAAGATGCTTATCTGGAACAAGCACAGCAATATGTCAGTCAGCAGTTAAATGACAAAGTCTTTGTGGTGCTGGATGCCAAAACAGATCTGCAACTCGAACAGGCAACGCAGGCACTCAAAACCCAAGCCGACCACAGTCAGCTGTTTTTACCTGTTCGTCCACAGCTTGATCCTGATCAATTTGCCCAAGCACTGTATCTACACAAGGCGGGGTTATTATCCAAGACAGATCAACAGATTGTGCAAGGGCAGGATACTGCAGCGTTAATGGAGCAGGGCTTATTACAACTGATGAGTCCAGGCCTGCCAATCACGGCTGAAATGCTGAAACAAGATCCTTTATTGCTGTTTCCGCGCTATGCAGTGGGTTTAAGCGCCTTACAAAGCAATGCCGATATCAATTTAGAGCAGGGCTTTGCGACCATTCGTGATGAACAGGGCATCTCGCGCCTGATGGTGCTTCAGCTCAACAACAGCCCTTATAACATTGCCTACCAAGAGCAGACTGCTGCTTTTATTCAAAATATCAATCAGCAGCTTAGCCAGTTGCAGGTTAAACCGCACTGGACAGGAACACTGCTGTTTGCACAGTTCGGCACCAATTCTGCCAAAGAGGAAATCTCGACTATTGGCGTGGGTTCGACCATTGGAATATTACTGCTGGTCTGGTTTGGCTTCCGTTCGATACGCCCGATGCTGACGGAAATGGTTGCAGTCGGTACCGGCAGTCTGGTGGCCTTTGCAGTGACATATTGGGTTTTCGGCGAAATTCACCTGATGACACTGGTCTTTGGCGCCAGTCTGATAGGGGTCTGTGTCGATTTTTCATTTTACTTTATGGCCATGCAGTCTCAGCATCGACAGATGGATGGATTTGCAGTTTTAAAACCATTATTGCCAAGCCTATTTGTGGGTTTGATGACCACACTGTTGGCTTATGTGGTGCTGAGTTTTACCCCATTTCCGGGTTTTAAGCAGATTGCGGTCTTTTCCATGGTTGGACTGAGCGCCGCATGGGTGACCAGTATTTTATTGCTGCCACGCTTGCCTGCGCTGAATGCGGAACCTGCGATACGTGCTTTGGGCTTTATTGGCAAAGCACGTAGTTATGTGCAGCGCCACAACACGCTACGTTATGGCATGATTTCACTGATTATATTGGTAATGGGTAGCAGCCTTGTCTTCCTGAAAAGTAATGATGACATCCGCAATTTACAAAGTATGGATGCCACTTTAAAGCAGGAAGATCAATATATTCGTTCGCGTTTTATGCAACAGCAAAGCAGTGAATATTTTGTGGTACAAGGTCGAACCCCAGCAGAATTAGAACAGCGCGAACAGCAACTGCTGGCAGAGCTTGCGCCCTTGCAGCAGGCTGGCAAGTTGGATGCTGTACAAGCTTTAGGGCAATGGATTCCATCGCTTGAGCAGCAAAAACACAATATTGCAATGTTGCAGGCGATTCCCCAGCCCGCTTTGGTGGAATATGCGCAAGCGTTACAGCTCAACGCAGCCGATGTTTTAAACTGGCAAGCGCATTTAAAAGACCAGCCGTTGCTGACCGAAGCCGTCTTTAAAGATCATCCTCTGTATTTTTTGCAGATGAGTCCGACGCAGCGTTTGGTGATGCTGCAAAATGTACATGATGTGAATGCCGTACAGCAGCTTGAGAATGCTGATGTGCAACTGTTACGTCCCGTTCATCAACTGTCTGAATTGTTTAAACAGCACCGTGAGCAGGCACAGTGGCTATTGCTCAGCGCTTTGGTGATTTTAGCCATTGGCTTAGGGGCACTATATGGCAAAAAATCAATTCTGCCTTTGGTGTTGCCTGTCAGCATGGCCTTAATGACCACGTTTGCGATTCAAGCATGGCTGGGTGTCGAGATTAATTTATTCAGCATTATGGGTACCTTCCTGATCATTGGAATTGGGGTGGATTATGCAATTTTCTACCGCCACGGACATGATCACCCGCAGGTGGTGGGCATGGCTTTATTCCTGTGCATGATGTCGACGTTCTTTAGTTTTGGTTTGCTGTCCTTTAGTCATACCTATGCCATTCACAGTTTTGGCTTAACAGTGTTGCTGGGCGTTATTTTTTCATTTATTTATGCCACACTTTTTACATCCTCCGATGCAAAACATGTGGTGGTTCAACAATATCAGCCAAAGAGCTGA
- a CDS encoding NAD(P)/FAD-dependent oxidoreductase, protein MSTMQQTDVLIIGAGPSGSSAAALLRQKGHQVTVIEKQYFPRFSIGESLLPQCMVFLEEAGLLETVRAHADEYAFQFKNGAAFLRGTQRSFYDFTQKFSEGPGTTWQVRRANFDQLLAQQAGKMGADIRFGHEVLAVDVASTQPILTVKDAQGDSYQIQGKFLLDASGFGRILPKFLDLESPSDFPVRRAVFTHIEDGLLNDPEFDREKILITVHEKDHRAWYWLIPFADGRSSFGIVAEQDFFEKYGYDGSADYDLEALQKRILADDVSLSHVLRHAKHDTPVRTLVGYSADVKHLASNNYALLGNAGEFLDPVFSSGVTIALKSSSLAVPLVEQVLQGQAVDWMEQYEKPLRKGIQVFRAYVESWYSGEFQDVVFSTHQDEKIRRMIASLLAGYAWDASNPIHRNAKQRLSTLAEYCREEQPQKESLTDET, encoded by the coding sequence ATGAGCACCATGCAACAGACAGATGTTTTAATTATTGGGGCAGGACCATCAGGCAGTTCGGCTGCGGCTTTGCTGCGCCAAAAAGGCCATCAAGTCACGGTCATCGAAAAGCAATATTTTCCGCGTTTTTCCATCGGCGAGTCTTTATTGCCGCAGTGTATGGTGTTTTTAGAAGAAGCCGGTTTATTGGAAACGGTGCGTGCCCATGCCGACGAATATGCCTTTCAGTTTAAAAATGGCGCGGCTTTTTTAAGAGGCACACAGCGCAGTTTTTATGATTTTACTCAAAAGTTTAGTGAAGGCCCAGGCACTACATGGCAGGTCCGGCGTGCCAACTTTGATCAGCTTTTGGCACAGCAAGCCGGAAAAATGGGCGCGGACATCCGTTTTGGCCATGAAGTTTTGGCCGTCGATGTGGCATCCACACAGCCGATTTTGACGGTCAAAGATGCGCAAGGTGACAGCTATCAAATTCAAGGCAAGTTCCTCTTAGATGCCAGCGGTTTTGGCCGTATTTTGCCGAAGTTTCTTGACTTAGAAAGTCCATCGGACTTTCCTGTGCGCCGTGCAGTCTTTACCCATATTGAAGACGGTCTATTGAATGACCCTGAGTTTGACCGTGAGAAAATTTTAATTACCGTACATGAAAAAGATCATCGTGCGTGGTATTGGCTGATTCCCTTTGCCGATGGGCGCTCTTCATTTGGCATCGTGGCGGAGCAAGATTTCTTTGAAAAATATGGTTATGACGGCAGTGCAGACTATGACTTAGAAGCCTTGCAAAAACGTATTTTGGCCGATGATGTTAGCTTGTCGCATGTATTGCGCCATGCCAAACATGATACTCCTGTGCGGACTTTGGTGGGCTACTCTGCCGATGTGAAACATTTGGCCTCCAACAATTATGCACTGCTGGGCAATGCGGGCGAGTTCCTCGATCCTGTCTTTTCTTCAGGGGTAACCATTGCCTTGAAATCATCCAGTCTAGCCGTGCCATTGGTCGAGCAAGTGCTGCAAGGTCAGGCAGTAGATTGGATGGAGCAATATGAAAAGCCGCTGCGTAAAGGCATTCAGGTATTCCGTGCCTATGTCGAGTCATGGTATTCAGGTGAATTTCAGGATGTGGTGTTCTCCACTCATCAGGATGAAAAAATCCGCCGTATGATTGCTTCCTTACTGGCAGGTTATGCGTGGGATGCAAGCAACCCGATTCATCGTAATGCCAAGCAACGCTTGAGCACTTTGGCCGAATATTGCCGGGAAGAACAACCGCAAAAAGAGTCACTGACCGATGAAACTTGA
- a CDS encoding DUF3261 domain-containing protein: MKLELRLKTVSWILASALLCSACQSWIPKAQGLATPQWAAQNYQRQDQIEVQWKTQSFSFLLYQQQRGQSLDMLALSLTGQQLFKLSFDGQKVEVEQRIDPMKRLPFDYVVRDILYATYPNFAALHTAQNAVVQKDDTIYIQQQPVLKIQQNEGTIELDNLQVPYQMVISTVSNTLEDDQGDHHD, encoded by the coding sequence ATGAAACTTGAGCTGCGTTTGAAAACTGTCAGTTGGATTTTAGCCAGTGCTTTGCTCTGTAGTGCCTGCCAAAGCTGGATCCCCAAGGCGCAGGGACTCGCGACCCCGCAGTGGGCTGCGCAAAATTATCAACGTCAAGATCAAATCGAAGTACAGTGGAAAACCCAGAGTTTCAGCTTTTTACTGTATCAGCAACAACGGGGGCAGTCGCTTGATATGCTGGCGCTCAGCCTCACAGGACAGCAGTTGTTTAAGCTCAGTTTTGATGGTCAAAAGGTCGAAGTTGAACAGCGGATTGATCCAATGAAACGGTTACCTTTTGATTATGTAGTGCGTGATATTCTGTATGCCACTTATCCAAATTTTGCTGCCTTACATACTGCTCAAAATGCGGTCGTGCAGAAAGACGATACCATTTATATACAGCAGCAACCCGTGTTGAAAATTCAGCAAAATGAAGGAACAATTGAACTGGATAATTTGCAAGTGCCTTATCAAATGGTGATCAGCACGGTGAGCAATACTTTAGAAGATGATCAAGGTGACCATCATGACTAA
- a CDS encoding beta-ketoacyl-[acyl-carrier-protein] synthase family protein gives MTKNLQHVSAVGIQFSVALSALGQNATELQHALTNTENTLSQREDLIAGRSVWVGASDQALVQAVPESLSGADSRNLRFALTALAHIETEIHAYTAQFAKQRLAVIIGTSTSGIADNEPVLKAQFQQPASKSVQHQKQEMGSLAKALQQYLGWEGPAYTISTACSSAAKALAAGQRLLNADLADAVLVGGIDTLCKLTLNGFDSLESLSSGICQPCGANRDGINIGEAAGLFLLSKALAPVMLLSSGESMDAWHISAPHPEGRGAAEAMQKALDMAQLQASNIGYLNLHGTSTPQNDAMEIQAVQTVFSDAAVALSSTKHKTGHCLGAAGAIEAFICQQVLLDQSWLPLHHAGELDDALAGQNYVLTPHLNTPIRYAMSNSFAFGGSNISLIFGTALS, from the coding sequence ATGACTAAAAATCTACAGCATGTTTCAGCCGTGGGGATTCAGTTCAGTGTGGCGCTGTCGGCTTTGGGGCAAAATGCCACTGAGCTTCAGCATGCCTTAACCAATACTGAAAATACTTTGTCGCAACGAGAGGATTTGATCGCGGGGCGTTCGGTTTGGGTCGGTGCATCTGATCAAGCCTTGGTTCAAGCAGTGCCTGAAAGCTTGAGCGGTGCAGATTCACGGAATCTACGCTTTGCCTTGACGGCTCTGGCACATATTGAAACTGAAATTCATGCTTATACTGCGCAGTTTGCTAAACAACGTCTTGCTGTGATTATCGGCACGTCAACCTCAGGCATCGCGGATAATGAGCCTGTATTGAAAGCGCAGTTTCAACAGCCAGCGTCAAAGTCTGTACAGCACCAAAAACAAGAAATGGGCAGTTTAGCGAAAGCCTTACAACAGTATTTGGGCTGGGAAGGGCCCGCCTATACCATTTCTACTGCCTGCTCCTCGGCAGCCAAAGCGCTGGCGGCGGGGCAACGTCTGCTGAATGCCGATCTGGCCGATGCTGTGTTGGTTGGAGGCATTGATACCTTATGCAAGCTGACCTTAAATGGTTTTGATAGTTTAGAAAGCTTATCGAGCGGAATTTGTCAGCCCTGTGGTGCCAACCGTGACGGTATCAATATTGGTGAAGCCGCAGGACTGTTTTTACTTTCTAAAGCGCTTGCCCCTGTGATGTTACTGTCGAGCGGCGAGTCAATGGATGCGTGGCACATTTCAGCACCGCATCCAGAAGGACGAGGGGCTGCGGAGGCGATGCAAAAAGCTTTAGATATGGCACAGCTGCAAGCAAGCAATATTGGATATTTAAATTTGCATGGTACATCCACACCCCAAAATGATGCGATGGAAATTCAAGCGGTACAGACTGTTTTCTCAGATGCAGCTGTGGCTTTGAGCAGTACCAAACATAAAACAGGGCATTGTCTGGGGGCAGCGGGTGCAATCGAAGCCTTTATTTGCCAACAAGTTTTATTGGACCAATCCTGGTTGCCGCTACATCATGCAGGTGAGTTGGACGATGCTTTGGCTGGGCAAAATTATGTGCTTACACCGCATTTGAATACACCCATTCGCTATGCGATGAGTAATTCTTTTGCTTTTGGGGGGAGCAACATCAGTTTAATTTTCGGGACGGCTTTGTCATGA
- a CDS encoding 3-hydroxylacyl-ACP dehydratase codes for MMDAVQFIPHAKPMVFVSHLIEANDTFAIAELHITADLMFCEPNGLPTWSSIELMAQTISAYAGYKGQTKGWPPKIGFLLGTRKMQLPCAYFSLGTTVQIRVEQSYLHEGLGQFNCEIEYQEHRFSAMLSVFEPENMNEIIGKLV; via the coding sequence ATGATGGACGCAGTACAGTTTATTCCACATGCGAAACCGATGGTTTTTGTAAGTCATCTGATTGAAGCCAATGATACATTTGCGATTGCAGAACTTCATATCACAGCTGATTTGATGTTTTGTGAGCCAAATGGCTTGCCCACATGGAGCAGTATTGAGCTGATGGCGCAGACCATTAGTGCCTATGCAGGCTATAAAGGGCAAACCAAGGGTTGGCCACCGAAAATTGGCTTTTTATTGGGAACGCGTAAAATGCAGTTACCCTGTGCCTATTTTAGTTTGGGTACAACCGTGCAGATTCGGGTCGAACAAAGTTATCTGCACGAAGGTTTGGGGCAGTTTAATTGTGAAATTGAATATCAAGAACATCGGTTCAGCGCTATGTTGAGCGTATTTGAGCCTGAAAATATGAATGAAATCATTGGAAAATTAGTGTGA
- a CDS encoding 3-ketoacyl-ACP reductase FabG2, whose product MNRRILVTGSSRGIGKAIALELAKAGFDVTVHARSRQSEAETVAQEIQALGQASHVLMFDVNERENIAAILEQDIAQHGAFYGAVLNAGLTRDGAFPALTDEDWDDVVSTSLNGFYNVLKPLMMPMIRLKKGGRIVTLSSVSGIMGNRGQVNYSAAKAGLIGATKALALELAKRKITVNCVAPGLIETEMVTEEVKEHALKMIPMQRMGQVEEVAKAVKFLCSDDASYITRQVISVNGGLI is encoded by the coding sequence GTGAACAGAAGAATTTTAGTCACGGGTTCGAGTCGAGGAATAGGTAAAGCGATCGCTTTGGAGTTGGCAAAGGCGGGCTTTGATGTCACGGTACATGCTCGTTCAAGACAGTCTGAGGCCGAAACGGTGGCTCAGGAAATTCAAGCACTTGGACAGGCCAGCCATGTACTGATGTTCGATGTGAATGAGCGTGAAAATATTGCCGCTATTTTAGAGCAAGATATAGCACAGCATGGTGCTTTTTACGGCGCTGTGTTGAATGCAGGATTAACCCGTGATGGTGCTTTCCCCGCACTGACTGATGAAGACTGGGATGATGTGGTCTCGACTTCTCTGAACGGTTTTTATAATGTGCTGAAACCCCTGATGATGCCGATGATCCGCTTGAAAAAGGGCGGACGTATTGTGACCTTATCTTCAGTGTCTGGGATCATGGGCAACCGTGGTCAGGTGAACTATAGTGCTGCTAAGGCAGGCTTGATTGGTGCGACCAAAGCATTGGCACTGGAATTGGCAAAACGCAAAATTACGGTGAACTGTGTGGCTCCGGGCTTGATTGAAACCGAAATGGTCACGGAAGAAGTGAAAGAACATGCTTTGAAAATGATCCCGATGCAGCGCATGGGGCAGGTGGAAGAAGTCGCAAAAGCGGTGAAGTTTTTATGTAGTGATGATGCCAGTTATATCACTCGCCAAGTGATTTCAGTCAATGGAGGCTTGATCTAA
- a CDS encoding beta-ketoacyl-ACP synthase, whose product MKRVVVTGMSGITSLGETAEQIFEQFAQGKSGIRYMPDWEIYPDLRSKLAGPVESFTVPKHFNRKVTRGMGRVALMSTVCAEKALEDAGLLHADILKSGDAGVAFGSSAGSVDAVREFGAMLIEHNMSQLNATTYIRMMSHTSAVNMTVYFGLKGLTLPTSSACTSGSMAIGQAYEAIKYGKQTVMIAGGAEELSAAGSAVFDVLLATSVQNDHPEKTPRPFDASRDGLVVGEGAGCLILEEYEHAQARGATIYAEIVGYGSNTDGQHVTRPDSEMMGRCMQLALKDAQLAAESIDYVNAHGTSTDQGDIAESQATARILGKKPISSLKSYFGHTLGACGAIEAWLSIEMMHRSQLVPTLNLDQVDSACGGLDYIAGGMRSAEAQIIMSNNFAFGGINTSLIFKRV is encoded by the coding sequence ATGAAACGTGTTGTCGTAACAGGCATGTCTGGGATTACCTCTTTGGGTGAAACCGCAGAGCAAATTTTTGAGCAGTTTGCACAAGGCAAAAGCGGTATTCGCTATATGCCTGACTGGGAAATTTATCCTGATTTACGCAGTAAATTGGCTGGCCCGGTGGAGTCATTTACTGTACCGAAGCATTTTAACCGTAAAGTAACCCGTGGCATGGGGCGTGTTGCTTTAATGTCTACGGTATGTGCTGAAAAAGCATTGGAAGATGCAGGTTTACTGCATGCGGATATCTTAAAAAGTGGTGATGCAGGCGTGGCCTTTGGTTCCTCTGCGGGCAGTGTGGATGCCGTGCGTGAGTTTGGTGCCATGTTGATTGAGCATAATATGAGCCAATTGAATGCCACAACCTACATTCGTATGATGTCGCATACCAGTGCAGTCAATATGACGGTGTATTTTGGTTTAAAGGGTTTAACCCTACCAACTTCGAGTGCTTGTACTTCAGGTTCTATGGCGATTGGCCAAGCTTATGAAGCGATCAAATATGGCAAGCAAACTGTGATGATTGCGGGTGGTGCGGAAGAGCTCAGTGCAGCGGGTTCAGCCGTGTTCGATGTGCTATTGGCGACCAGTGTGCAAAATGATCATCCAGAGAAAACCCCACGTCCGTTTGATGCAAGCCGAGATGGTTTGGTGGTGGGTGAAGGTGCAGGTTGTTTGATTTTAGAAGAGTATGAACATGCGCAAGCGCGTGGGGCGACCATTTATGCCGAGATTGTGGGTTATGGCAGCAATACCGATGGTCAGCATGTGACCCGGCCTGATTCTGAAATGATGGGCCGTTGTATGCAGCTGGCGCTGAAGGATGCGCAGCTGGCAGCAGAGAGCATTGATTATGTCAATGCGCACGGCACATCGACCGATCAGGGCGATATCGCCGAGTCGCAGGCGACTGCGCGGATCTTGGGGAAAAAACCGATCAGCTCATTAAAAAGCTATTTTGGCCATACCTTAGGCGCGTGTGGCGCAATTGAAGCTTGGCTCAGTATTGAAATGATGCACCGCAGCCAGCTGGTGCCGACATTAAACTTAGATCAGGTTGACAGCGCCTGCGGCGGCTTGGATTATATTGCTGGAGGGATGCGCTCAGCAGAAGCGCAAATCATCATGAGCAATAATTTTGCATTTGGCGGTATCAATACCTCCTTAATTTTTAAACGTGTTTAA